A genomic stretch from Oceanispirochaeta sp. M1 includes:
- a CDS encoding cyclase family protein, whose amino-acid sequence MNESKLSIEINSEHPSYIWAKNQSNSVNAFGHIGTHIDCYTKEPDKSHFELEVVTINCSNKMPSSKELKSLDISGKAVLLYTGNLETNGYGTPEYGAECTILKEDVLDQLLSKHPSFIMIDSYGIGAHGEEHISFDKKCEFYNCFVIENLCVSGNIAESIRDVIIEIDKTSDSTGKKCLVTAKYI is encoded by the coding sequence ATGAATGAAAGCAAATTAAGTATAGAGATTAACTCAGAACATCCTTCGTATATTTGGGCAAAGAATCAGTCTAATTCTGTAAATGCTTTTGGTCATATAGGAACTCATATAGATTGTTATACTAAAGAGCCTGATAAATCGCATTTTGAATTAGAAGTTGTAACAATAAACTGCTCAAATAAAATGCCTTCTAGCAAAGAATTAAAATCGCTTGATATTTCAGGTAAGGCGGTTCTCCTTTATACAGGAAATTTGGAGACAAACGGTTATGGAACACCTGAATATGGAGCTGAATGTACTATCTTGAAAGAAGATGTCTTAGATCAGCTTTTGTCAAAGCATCCATCATTCATTATGATCGATAGCTATGGTATAGGAGCTCATGGGGAAGAGCACATTTCATTTGATAAGAAATGTGAGTTTTATAATTGCTTTGTTATTGAAAATCTTTGCGTTTCAGGAAATATTGCTGAATCAATAAGAGACGTTATTATTGAGATTGATAAAACATCTGATTCTACAGGAAAAAAGTGTTTGGTTACGGCAAAATATATTTGA
- a CDS encoding NUDIX domain-containing protein produces MRTFVGAAIILYDPFDREKILLDKRSKMKKSFASYWELPGGEIEDFETPEECIHREILEELGTDIMNLTYRTVDMSYDNGNRFINFIFEGNIDLEMIQSNSDEIEEYEMIKIKSLSKYKTCHRVKEVLNSYLEN; encoded by the coding sequence ATGAGAACATTCGTAGGTGCAGCAATTATTTTATATGATCCATTTGATAGAGAAAAAATTCTATTAGATAAAAGAAGCAAAATGAAAAAATCTTTTGCTAGTTACTGGGAGCTACCAGGTGGAGAAATTGAAGATTTTGAGACACCAGAAGAGTGCATTCATAGGGAGATCCTTGAAGAACTTGGTACAGATATTATGAATCTCACCTATAGAACAGTTGATATGTCATACGATAATGGAAATAGATTTATCAATTTTATATTTGAAGGGAATATAGATTTAGAAATGATTCAAAGCAATTCTGATGAAATTGAAGAATATGAAATGATCAAAATTAAATCCTTATCAAAGTATAAAACTTGTCACAGAGTGAAAGAAGTTTTGAATTCATATTTAGAAAACTAG
- the istA gene encoding IS21 family transposase: MYKLEDAVKALLDNTPIKQIARQQRVSKNTVKKYRNHLEDVLNEKPWIRGDIQEIMSEFRTVRKKERFSENHGWLETNADLIDELSAECENYVRLFQVLQDEKGFAGSYSSLMRYVSKNNIFKDRPVFRIESKPGELAQVDFGSIGKIYDELSEKEIKAYVFVMVLGYSRDAYYEIVRSQNIQTWCECHVHAFEHFGGVVKIIIPDNLKSAIIKAAYCDPLPNRSFADCANHYGFQIDPCLPGVPEHKGKVESGVKYVKNNFIPLRKFRNFSDANRQL, from the coding sequence ATGTACAAGTTGGAAGATGCTGTAAAAGCTCTATTGGACAACACCCCAATAAAGCAAATTGCCCGTCAGCAGAGGGTTTCAAAAAACACCGTCAAAAAGTATCGAAACCATCTGGAGGATGTCCTGAATGAAAAGCCATGGATTCGAGGAGACATTCAGGAAATCATGTCAGAGTTCCGTACAGTTCGTAAGAAAGAGCGGTTTTCTGAAAACCATGGTTGGCTGGAAACCAATGCAGATCTCATTGATGAACTGTCAGCTGAATGTGAGAATTATGTCAGACTGTTTCAGGTTCTCCAGGACGAGAAAGGATTTGCAGGCAGCTACTCATCGTTGATGCGATACGTATCAAAAAATAATATTTTCAAAGACCGGCCAGTATTCCGAATTGAATCCAAACCGGGAGAACTTGCTCAGGTTGATTTCGGCTCTATCGGTAAAATTTATGATGAACTATCCGAAAAAGAAATCAAGGCCTATGTCTTTGTAATGGTCCTCGGGTACTCAAGAGATGCTTATTACGAAATTGTCAGGAGCCAGAATATTCAGACTTGGTGTGAGTGCCATGTCCATGCTTTTGAACATTTTGGTGGTGTGGTGAAGATTATCATTCCAGATAATCTAAAGAGCGCCATTATCAAGGCGGCCTATTGTGACCCCCTTCCCAACAGAAGCTTTGCCGATTGTGCAAACCACTATGGATTTCAAATTGATCCCTGTTTACCTGGCGTCCCAGAGCATAAAGGGAAGGTGGAATCCGGCGTCAAATACGTGAAGAATAATTTCATACCATTGCGTAAATTTAGGAATTTCAGTGATGCTAACAGGCAACTTA